A segment of the Brevinematia bacterium genome:
GTGGCGGAAGTGGAAATGGAGCAGGTGTTTTATTAGCAACAGTGAGTTTTCTTGAGAGTAAGGGAATTTTGAGTGCAACGAAGAAGAGTGAAATCTTTTCAGAAGTTATAAGAATTGGTGCTGACATACCATTTTTTCTTCAATCAGGTGGTTGTGTGGTTAGGGGCAAAGGAGAGAAGATCATTCCTATTAAAGGGCTTTTGGAGACACTTTTGGATTACAACTTAGTAGTTGTGTATCCAGGTTTTCCTTCATGCACAAAAGATGCCTACGACTTTATCTCTAAGAAAAAACTATATCATCCTGAAAGATGGGCGTTAGATGTGGCTACCGGTATTGCCAAAAGAAGCATAAAACTGGAGGAACTAAAAGGAATGTTGAAAAATACATTTGAATTATTCATAATCTCACCAGTTGTTAAGGAAGTAAAAGGAGAGCTTTACAGAATGGGAGCACTATTTTCCGCAATGAGTGGTAGCGGTTCAAGTGTATATGGAATCTTTAGTAAGCAAACTGATAGTATAGGTATAAAGAAATCTTTAGTCAGCAGATTTGGATTTAGTGAAAATCAGATATTTATCACTAGGTTCGTTGAGAACCCAGTGCAATTTATCTAGCTACTTGGAGGTTTGTATGAAGATTACGAATGTTAGGATCAAAAAGTTTCAATCCGATGGGAGAAGGCCTAGCAGAGTGAAAGGTATTGCTTCTGTGACGTTTGATGGGCAGTTTGTGGTTCACAATATCAAAATAGTTGAGGGACAGGGAAAGCTGTTCATATCTATGCCTTCTAGGAGAGTGGGAGATCAAAACAAAGACATTGCTCACCCAATTACACCTGAGTTTAGAAAAGAACTTGAGGAAGCTATTCTCTCTCACTACAACTCTATTTAAAATTGTAGAATAATTATTGGTCTCGTAGCCTTCCAAAAAGTACAAAATACTCTAGCAAGAATAAGTGTTAAAAAGTTAAGTTTTAGACTTATTCCACAAGTTGTTGGCATCCTAACTATTGAAATATTCCAATAAAATATTGAGATACTGTTTCCATGGTGTCTGTTATTAGCAAAATTCCTACCAGAACTAAAATACCTCCGCTTATCAATCCTACAGCTCTTAAAGCTTTCCTAGCTTTAGAAAGCATAGATACCGAAGATTCAATAAATACCGATATAATGAAAAATGGTAATGAGAATCCCAAGGAGTATACTCCCAGAAGTGCTCCGCCATAAAGCATACTACCAGAATGGAGAGCAATTCCTACCACCGTGCCAAGTATAGGACCTACACACGGAGTCCAACCTAGAGCAAATGACACCCCCATCAGAAAAGCTGTTAAAAAGCTAGCTTTTTCGGAAGAAAAATTACCTATTCTTTTTTCTTGCTCAAGAAATGGTATTCTTAGAAGACCTATAATATGTAATCCGAAAACCAATACAATTATCCCCATTACTCTACTTAAGATTTCCTTCACTGAAGATAGTATTTCTCCAACCTGTCCCGCAATCACACCAAAGACTATGAAGATAATAGTAAAACCAATAGTGAAATAAAGCGTAGAAATCACTATCCTCACTCTGTCTCTAACACTAATCTTACCCTGCTTTATATTGGATACCGAAATACCGGAAATAAGCGAGATATATGGAAGCACAAGCGGTAACACACAAGGAGAAAGAAACGAGAGAAGTCCTGCTAGAAACACTATAGGAATGCTTACTTCCATAACTACACTCCTGAAATGCTATACTCTATATACCATAGAGTATAAATATAAACATACAGATTTGATTTGACAAATTACACTCTAGGTCTCTAGACATTTTATTTCACACGTATTTTTCGCTTATATACTATAAGTAAGCCAGGGAACATAGTTTTAGCCATGAATGTCTCTGCTAACGCCTTTAGAGACTCTTAAGGCGCTTGTTCAAGCTTTTTGATAGAAAGCCACAATAGGGATAAAACTAGTTTTGAAAATGAAGTTGAAGGAAGAAAATCCATTTTTAAGCTATAAGGGTTTAAAATTCCTCAATACTTCTAGCTAAGGTTAGTGAAAAAACCTTACCAGCTCCTAGAGTTTTGATGATGCTACTGCATACATTGAGGGTGCTACCTGTAGTAAATACATCGTCAACGATTAGAACGGTTTTACCTTTTATTTCCTCCCTTTTCTTTCTTACAAAGAATTGTTCTTTGGCTAATCTCAATCTTTCGTCTCTTGAGAGTTTCTTCTGCTGTTTAGCAAACAGTTTTCTTCCAATTACTCTTTCAAATTTTTTCCTATTTTTTCTCGCAAGAGGTTTGAAAATTAGTTCAATCAGATCAAATCCTCTTTTGAGGAAAGCTTTTAGAGATGAAGGGACAGGAACTATTATATCTATGGGTTCACCAAATATTTTGTCTAGAACTACATTTTGTGTCAAACGTTTTATTATCCTAATTTTCTGGGTTTCGTTGTTGAATTTGATTTTCTGAATAATGTTTCTGATGATTCCATCATAAGTGTAGAGAGAAATATTTCTATCCATATTTAGTTTTTGGTTAGCACAGAAATAGCACCAATTCTTGGCGTTGGGAAGGCCACATTTAGGACAAGAACTGAAGATATCTATCATCTTTATGCTAGATAAACATTTTTCGCATATACCATAGCTTAGGTTCTTGTATTCTAGCTCGCAACCGCAGTTGTAACATTCTCTTTCTGTTATCAGTTTCAACTTTTACCTCCTTCTTTTGAACTTTTCCATCTCACGCTCTCTCTTTTTGTTTCTGTAGTCTATATAAGATATTAGTCCAAGGATGATTAGAAATGCAACTGCTACTATCACAAGGAGTAGTATAACTCTGGCCATGATTACTAGTCTTCTACTGTTACTGGAATAAAGGGAAGTTGTTTTTTAATTCCTACAAATTTCCACACAGTTTTTATTAGGTCATTTAGGGAGCCTACAATTATTCTTTCCTTTCTGTCAATGATAGTTCTAGAGTAGTGAGCATATGAGGAAAACTTGTCAAAAATGTCTTTGTAATACGAGAATCCATAGTAAGGTATACCGTTAATTAGCACAAGTTCGATATCATTAAACCAAGCGTTAACTATACTAGAGAATATATCCTTGTCTTTGAGCCTAATTACGGTTATATCTGCAAGATTTCCCTGCTGTATTCTTCCAACTTTATTATCAATTCTGAAAGCTTTAGCTGGATTACTGGTTATCATGAACAGAATTGTTCTATCACTGATGTCTTCTCCATATTTGGATTTGTATGCCATCTTCAGGAATTTCATTTCTTCTAGGATGTTCATTCCACCGGACATAGGTGAATCGGTACCTAGAGAAGTATTTATTCCTCTAGCTAACCATTCTCTTATTCTGGCAATTCTTTTGAACATAAAGTAGTTAGAGATGGGACAAGTGATAAGGTGTGCGCCTGCTTTAGCTATTTTCTCAAGATCTTCGTCTGACAGAGCAAGTCCGTGTATCATAACAGTATGTTCTGTCAAAGCTTTGTATTCTTCAAGGTAGTCAATTCCTTTCATTGATTCTTCGTCAAATCCTTCCTCAATGTGGGTTACGAATGGCCAATTATTTTCAACTGCCCTCCTATGCTCAATTTCAACTCCATCTCCCCATTTTAGGTCATATTCAGATACTTCGTGAGCTAGTGAATATTCGTTGATAACCTTTACGGGTAGTTTATTTATAAATTCACGATTAACTTTGTGAGGTATGTGATCCATCACAGTAGTAACTCCAGATATTAGATTCTTGTAAGCTCCGAGAAGGTATAGATAAAAGTTTGGTATTTTGCTTCTTTCAGCATATACTTCGGAAGATTTTAGAATGTCATCCCACGGTTTCCAGGAGATATGGGGGCCTTCACCAACTCTAGGCCAGTAAGACCCAAGGAGATGATCGTGAGCATTTATTATCCCTGGTATTGCAACAGTGTCAGACCTTAGGAGAATAACTACTTCAGCGTTAACTCTATATTCTCCTATCTCAACAATCCTTCCAGAAGGAATTTCTATGTAGATTCCTTGTTTCTCTATAATTCTGTCTGGGGTAAGTATAAACCCAGGTCTCAAAAAGACAAGCATACTTCACTTAATTTATCGGAAACAGGAATTTTTTACTCTAAGTTTTGCGTTCTATTTCTTTGTTTGGTTTGGGAATAATGGATGTAAATTGTAGAATCAAAGCTCTTGCTAGAACTATTTTTGCTTATTTCCTCTTGCGTCACTGGCTCCTGAGAACTTAGGGTTGTTTACACCGGTTATGAGCCAGGTTGCGTCTAACTTGAAGTCTCTGTACAAACCACCTTGTAATGTGTCAACGACAAAAGTGTTATCAAGGATCTTGTGGAGCAAAATATCGTTTAGTCCGTCTTCAAATATTCCAAATCCCTTAGCTCCTGGAACACTAGAGATGGTGCAATTGGATATAATGAAGTTTATTACACCATCAGTTTTGTAAAGATACACGATGCTATTTGTTACTTCAGCCTTGTTCTGAGTAATTTCAATGTTAAGCAACAGAGAGTTAGTTGAATCATATATAGCAATTCCACCTCCATGAAGTTTGGAAGAGTTGTTCACGACTTTAGTGTCAATTATTGTTGTATCCAGATCCCTGAAGGTAAATATCCCACCACCAATGTTTTCTGATCTATTCCCAGTAACCTCTGAAGCTTCAATTTTTGTTGATCTAGAAAACTCAATGTAGATCCCTCCACCGTCTTTCCGAGAAGTGTTGTTTTGCACTTTACTTTTGACATTATTTTTAGAGCCTGTTATGTAAATTCCACCTCCGTTCTGTGTTGCAATATTTTCAGAAACTGAGCCAAGAATGACATTCTCTTCACCTCTTATAAAAATTCCTCCCCCTGTAAACTGGGCGGTATTTCTAGACACGGAACTATTGATAGTAGCTTTATATGTAGTTTCCAGAAATACTCCTCCACCGTTTCTGCTTGCCGAATTATCGGTAATGGAGGACTCTACAAGTAACGAAGTGGTCTTAAACCCATATACACCACCGCCATCTCTTGAAGTATTACTTTTAATGATAGCTTTTACAGTGTTTCCTGCGCCAACATTTACAAAAACTCCACCTCCGGAATTCTGAGAATTGTTAAACTGCACCGTTGTATCGGAAACTAAGTTACCTATCCCCTTGTCAATATAGATTCCTCCACCTTCTCTGGAAGAATTATAGGAAAACTCCGAGTTTTTCAATGTATTGCTTACCCCACTGATCAATGCGCCACCTCCCCATATACTTGCAGAATTACTTTGCACTGTCAAAGAAGAAAGCTCATTGTAATTACCAACTAGATAGATACCCCCTCCATTGTCGCCAGAATTACCTATAACCTTAGAGTCAAGAATTTTGTTGTTGTTACCAATTATGCACATCCCAGCCCCATTGCCTACTGAATTGTTTGAGGATATAACATTTCTCACAACGGAGTAATCAGATTTGTTAAGATATATCCCCCCTCCGTTTTTTTCGTTTCTCTCCCTATTTGTTGTTCCCAAAACAACAAAATTCTCTATAAGTGCATTTGTAACTTCCCTGACTTCTATTACGGCTTGAACTTTCTTTTGCCCATCTAATATAGAGTAACCAACTATACTACTAAAGCTAGGATCATAACCTCCTATAAGCTTTATGTTATGATGCTTTATTGCTACTCCACTGAATCCTGTGTTCAACCCTTTACCAGGAGAGTATACTCCTTCAGCTACCTTGATAACTCTCACACCAAAAACCACTCCTTTGTCAATTGCTACTTCTATTGTTCTAAAAGGAAGAGCTTTGGTGCCAGGATTTTCATCACTGCCGGTTGGTGAAACGTAAACACTTGATTCTGCTTCGTAAGGATCTTTTACACCAGCTTTTTGAGAAAATGCTAAATTACTTACCAAAAAGAATAGAACGGAAAAAGCTATCAAAAATTCTATTCTCCTCATATAGACCTCCTTCTTCCTCAGATTTGCTTGAGATTAAGCATCTTAACCCTAGATAATTTTATATATATGAATCGGCATTGTAAAGTTTTTTCTAAAACCTTGATATCTGAGTTCTTCTCTGGATCCGTAGAATCCTTTCATGCCGTAGGTGAAAAAAATCTACCCGCGATGTTGCGAAGTTCAACAAACACGCTTAGAAACTTAGCAAAGGCAGGGCAAAAAAGACTGGAAGTAAAAATTAACCTTGATGAGCTTAGCAAACTGATATTGATACTTTTTGGAGTAATGTTTTTTCTTGGCTGTCCTCAACCCAAGAAGGTAGCAACTCCTACACCAGTTAAGAATAAGGATGTGATAGTAGAAAATAGTTCCTGGATTGTAGAAGTAGGTCCCATTCCTGAGTGGGTGTTGTATACTGAGTCACCAAGAGAACTTCAAAAATCCGGAGACAGAGTATTCTTTGTGGTTTTTGTTGAGTCTGAAAAGAGGGAAGATATTGACCCTTATGGTGAATTTTCATCCTATCTTTCACATTATCTACCTGATGCTCCGAAGCTTGTTGGTATTCTAAAACTTAGTAAGAGTAGTAAATACTGGCAAAAGCTTAAAAACGGAAAGTATCAGAATTTCTTTAAGTATGAGATTACGAAAGAAAGCATTCTTGAAGCTTTAAAGAGAAAGAATGAGTTTTCAGAAAAAACTAGAATTTTCCTAGACAAGTTGCAATAAAAAGCAAGTTCTAGGGTAGCGGATCGTATCCGCCAGGATTAAGTGGATTACATCTTAAAATCCTTCTAATACCAAGTAAAATTCCCTTTGCAACGCCATACTTAGCTATAGCTTCTTTCGTATATTCCGAGCAAGTAGGATAAAACCTACAGGTTTTCCCTTTCAGAGGACCTAGATATTTTTGGTAGATTTCTATAGCATTTATTATAAGTTCTTTTACCAATTTCCCCATTTCTCCTCTGGAAACATTCTATTCGTCTGTTTGCTTTAGTAGCAAATTCTAAACCATATCTATGTGTTTCTGTAAACTCCTGCACCGTTTTTCAATAAATTCCAAAATTCAACAACTGAGTATGGTTTTTTGTTTTTCTCGCAGTCTCCGTCGGAATTGGTAAATACCCTTCTTGATAAACACCTAGGAGACTTGTTGCAAAGAGAAGTTTTGCAACTAATGAAAACCAAAAAGTAAGTAAGAAAGGTTTAGAATCTTGCTTACTTACCTAATGGAAACTGAAATTTATTGGTCTTTTTGGAATTGAACACAGAGATACAAACTAGAATAGGAATCCTAAAGGCATAATATTTTGGTGTTGTCGCCTTGACTTTATTTACAGATTTACTTAGATATTTATCTATGGAAACTGTTACTTCCAAGGAAAGCATTGTAGATGAGATAACTAGGTTAAAAAGGAAAAAAAATGCCGTAATACTAGCTCACAACTACCAAGTTGGAGAAGTTCAAGATATAGCGGATTTTGTGGGTGACTCTCTGGGGCTATCAGTAAAAGCTAAGGAAACTAATGCTGATATAATTGTCTTTTGTGGGGTTCACTTTATGGCAGAAACTGCTTACATCCTTAACCCTGATAAAAAGGTTTTACTCCCAGACCTTGAAGCAGGATGTTCGTTAGCAGATAGTATAACCGTTGATGAACTGAGAAAATGGAAAAGTCAATATCCAGATGCGGTGGTAGTTTCTTACATTAACACAACTGCTGAAATAAAGGCTGAAAGTGATTACTGTTGCACTTCTTCAAATGCCTTGAAAGTAATAAACTCTATACCTAGTGATAAGGAAATTTTGTTCCTTCCTGATATGTTTTTGGGAATTTATGTTGCCAGAGCGACCAATAGGAAAATACATGTATGGCCTGGTGAATGTCATGTTCATGCAAATATAAGGCCTTCAGATATTGAAGGCGTCAGGGCTAAGCATCCAAATGCAGACTTTCTGATACACCCCGAGTGTGGATGCACTACCAGTTGTTTCTATTATCTTGAAAAGCAAGATATAAGCGCGAGAAACACTCACTTTCTCTCAACTGAAGGAATGGTAAATTTTGTGAAAAACTCTGCGAAGAATGAGTTTGTAGTAGCTACCGAGCTTGGGGTGTTACACAGAATGAAAAAATACAGACCAGATGCCCAATATTACCCCGTGAGTGAAAATATGATATGCGAGTATATGAAAAAAATAACCTTAGAGAAAGTTCTGTGGGCTCTTAAGGAAGAGAAATACCAAGTAGTCGTGCCTGAGGAGATAAGAAAAAAAGCCCTAATACCTATCCAGAGAATGCTTGAGATTAAGTGAACAACTACAAACAATTTATCAGGAACTAGTATCTTTCTAAACTCAAAAACAAACTCTAAAACTGAGAAGTAGTTAAGCTCCATCTTTTTAGAACATCACCTTGTGCCAAGCCTCTAGTGAATTTATTGAGAAAGTGTTCATCAGTTCAAGAAGAAACCACCCGAGAAACATAAAAAATCATAAATTTTAGACTTTATTGGAGTCTAGGGGAGGTTTGTTGATTTTAGCTAATTGATCATTTAGAATATCCTTTGACCTACACTAGGTGGTGGCTGTATGGTTGGCAAATCCAAGATTCTGGGTGAGTTTGGAGAAAGACTATATAACAAAGCCTTAAAGAAGCTGGAAGGAGCTCAGGTTGAAAACATAGAGTTTACTTCAGAGGATCATAGTATAAGAATTTCTGGAAAAATTCAAGATGGGGAAGAAGTGTTTTTCACAGAGGTTGTAATAGATGCAACTTCTGACAACATAATAGATTTTAGATGTTCGTGTAATGAAGAATGTGAGCATGTTGTAATGTTACTTTTAAGCTCAAGTAACCAGGATAAAGAAGAAATAATTAGCAGAATGAGAAAATTCAACTCTGAAAAAAGGCTTTTACCCTTAGAAGTATTACTTGATTTTTCACACCTAAAGCTACTCTCTGTCATAAGGGTGAGATTTGACCTTGCGGATAAGAAGCTTGCGAGAAGTCCTAAGAACTACATATACGAATATATAGTAGACGATGTTAAGACTGTGAAAGTAACTCCAGAGGATGATAAGTTTCTTAGATACCTTATCTCCGAAAACAATGTCTACACCTATCCTGATGAAGGAATTAGTCTTTCAATGAGCCAGTTTCTTAGGATGGTAGAACTTATTAAGGAACATCCTAGGGTATATATCTATCCGTCCCATGAAAAATTGATTGTAAGTAATAAGGTCTTTGTCCCTAAGCTTAGAGTGGTTTATGAAAGTGTAGATGGTATAAAGAAACTGAAAATTCAAACCGAGGAGGATTACTCAGATGTATACGTAATAGCGAATGGAAACGAGAAGAGAGTTCTTAGGGGTAATGAGCTTTATGTATTTGACAACCCTATTCCGATAGAGAATTGGTTGGCAATTCTTGAGAATAAGTTCAAGATTAGTGAGAAGGAGTTTCCGAAATTTTTCGGTAAATTCTATGAACTATTGTCAAATTCTTCACTTTTAAAGCTTAGTGAAGAGATTGATATAAGTAAGCCGGTAATAGTTGATGTAAAAGACTTAGAAGTGAAGCTATACCTTGATTACAATGAGAGTATTGAAAAACTTTACTGGGAACCGATCATTGTGCTTAAAAACAAAGAGGTTAGAATAAAAGACATTTTTGATGTTTTAGTTAACCACATTGAGATTGATAGAAACCATTTTGTAAGTGATCTTAAGGCACTGAGGCAGGTGATATTAAATGAACTTTATGAGATAGGGATGAAGGAATACCTTCTCTCCTTGAGCAATCCAAGTCAGTATATCCCAATAGACAAGGAAAGTTTTGTAAAAAAAATCTTAGTCAACTACACCCTATGGAAGAATAGGGTTGAACTATCAAACAGAACAAAACTATTAGTTCCTATAGAGGTTGAAATAGTCTTTGATATTGATATTTCTACTGAAAGTAGGACCAACTTCAAGTTTCAATTTAAGGTCTTTTTCATAGAGGTGGGTTCAAAGAACATAGTAAAAGAGGTTAGTGTAGAATCTTTTATCAAAAACTTTTCAAGCTTACCCAGCAGTGGTGTTATTGAGGTTGGTGGTAGATACTTCAAGATAACGAACGTCACTGAAGTTCAGAACATACTAAATAGGATAAAAGACATAGCCTTAGATGACAAAAGTGAGAGCACCCTGATAAGGCTTATTAGAATACTCTCTCTTGAAGATGAACTGTTAGAGGATAAACTAATAAATGTTCTGAGAGTGAGGAAAGATGAAACTGTGGAGAGACTGAAAGCAGATATGAAGACGATGGGCAGAGGAATAGAAATTGACATACCTGCTGAGATAAGAGATGTAATAAGAGAGTATCAGAAGACAGGGTATTATTGGTTAAATTTCTTGTATAGAAACAGTTTTGGTGGCATCTTAGCCGATGATATGGGGCTGGGGAAGACTTTACAAGCTTTGGCATTTATAAAGGGTATTAGAGAGTTTAGCAAAAAGTTTCCTTCATTGGTTATCTGTCCAACTTCACTTACTCACAACTGGGCTAGAGAGATAGATAAATTCTTCCCGGGTATGAGATATGCGGTAGTCTCAGGAAAACCAAAGGAAAGAGAGGAAATATTGAATAACTATAGTAACTACGATGTTATAATAACCTCTTATGCACTGCTTAGAAACGATGTGGAAATGTATGCTGACAGAGAGTTTGAAGTTGTAATAGTTGATGAGGCTCAGTATATAAAAAACAAGGAAGCAAAGATAACAAAGTTTGTTAAGCTTCTAAACTCAAGAATAAAAGTTGCATTAACTGGAACGCCAATAGAAAACTCTGTTTCAGATTTGTGGTCAATTTTTGACTTTATAATGCCAGGTATGTTAGGTAGTTACCAAACATTTATTGAAAAGTACTCTAATCCTGAGAATTACGGGGAACTAGCGAAGAAAATCTCGTATTTTGTGTTAAGAAGGAAGAAAGAGGATGTGCTTAGGGAATTACCAAGTAAGATTGAGCAAAACATCTTTGTACCTTTATCTCCTGAACAAAGCGAGATATACGATAGAATGGTAAGAGAGATCAAACTGAACATTCTTAAACAAGTCGGGGAATTTGGTTTCGAAAAATCAAAAATGCATATTCTCTCCGCCCTGACTAAATTAAGACAGGTATGCAATCACCCATATCTTATATCTGAAGATTACAGAGACATAAAGTCCGGAAAGATGGAACTTCTAATGGACTTATTGGATGACGCCATTGAAGGTGGGCATAAGGTCTTAGTATTTTCACAGTTTGTTGAAATGCTGAAAATAATAAGAGAAGAGTTTGAAAATCAAGGTATAAAATACTCCTACCTTGATGGTTCAACTAAAAACAGGCAGAAGGTTATAGATGAGTTTAATAGCAAAGATGACATAAAAGTCTTTCTTATAAGTCTAAAGGCCGGGGGATTTGGCATAAATCTAACCTCTGCAGATATAGTAATACTCTATGACCCTTGGTGGAATCCGATGATAGAGAGGCAGGCTATGGACAGAGTCCATAGAATAGGGCAAACAAAAACAGTGAATGTTTATAAATTGATCTCCGAAAACACAATTGAAGAAAAAATTCTGTCTCTACAGGAAAGCAAAAGAATTATTTTCTCTAGTGTCATAGAAGCAAGTTCTTCCTTGCTATCGTCAATGACGTGGGAAGATGTGAAATCTTTACTTGAGTAGTTACATTTAGTAGTTACATTTCAAACGAATGTCCTAAATAGATCTCTCTGGCTTTCGGGTCATTTATTAACATATTTGCATCACCTTCTATAAGTATTTCTCCATTGTGTATTATATAAGCTCTATCAACTATCTTAAGCGTTTCTCTGACATTGTGGTCAGTTACTAGTACTCCAATTCCTTTATCCTCCTTAAGTCTTCTAATGATAGTCTGTATATCATTTATAGCTATGGGATCTATTCCAGTAAAAGGTTCATCCAGGAGAAGAAAGGAAGGCTCTAAAGCTATTATTCTTGCAACTTCTAATCTTCTTTTTTCACCACCTGATAGAGACATTGCTAGATTTTTCCTTACCTTAGTAAGTCCCATATACTCAAGTACTTCTTCAGTTTTGGTTCTCAGTTCTTTGCCAGAGATTCCTTTAAGTTCAAGCACGGCTTTTACATTATCCTCTACCGAAAGAGACCTAAATACTGAGTGTTCCTGAGGTAAGTAACCTATTCCCAATTGGGCCCTTTTGTATATAGGCCAAGTAGTTATATTCTTGTTGTCAAAGAATATATTACCACCATCAGGTGATACTATTCCTACTATCATATAAAAAGTAGTTGTTTTTCCGGAACCATTTGGTCCGAGAAAACCAACAACTTCACCCTTCTCTATCTCCAGAGATATTCCATTAACCACAAATCTTCTATTGTATTGCTTGTAGACCTTATCTACCCTAAGCTTACTCATAACAGAATGATAATTAAACAAACTAAGCTTTTTCTAGTTATCTGCGATATGGATAGTTCTTGTATGTACTCGGCATCTAGGTTTACAGATATTGTATTCTACTTGTGCAATAGAAGTTTGAGTTATTTGAATTTCAGTTTGATATTACCAAAAGTTTTTATTAAAATTTTATGCGTAAAATTTTAAGGAGGTGAGAGGAAAAGATGGAAAAGATAACTTCTCTTGGTAAACATCTTCTTGTTGAATACTATGATTGTGATGTTGATGTTCTTGACAGTGTGGATGAAATAAGAGGAGCTATGGTTAAAGCAGCAAAGCTTTCTGGTGCTACTGTGATCAATGACACTTTCCATCATTTCAGTCCTTTTGGTGTAAGTGGTGTTGTAGTAATTGCAGAATCTCATCTGGCTATACATACCTGGCCAGAACATAAGTTTGCTGCGGTTGATCTCTTCACTTGTGGTGAAGATGTAGATCCTTGGATAGGTTTCAGGTATCTTAAGGAAGTGCTAAAGTCTAAGTATTTTACAGTGATGGAGATGAGAAGAGGACTAATAGACGCAAAGGATGGAAAACTACTTTTTAAACCAGTATCCTCAGAAGAAACTCTGCCGTCCAATAAGATATGACTGGCTGAAGGTGAAAGAAATAAAAGTTCCAAGAGAAGGTTTTTAGCTTTAAATTAGCTTAGTCCCAAACATTTCTTTATTTCTTTTACAGTTTTGTCTATAGCCCCAGGTTTGTATTCATTCTTTATCTTTTCAAGTTTATCCTTGGTTGTTTTAATGTAGTTCTCGTCCAACATGGTTTCAACAAGAGCTAATATGTTCCTAGGATTAACCTTGTTTTGAAGTAGTTCAGGGTAAATTTGTTCACCAAGGAGAATGTTAGGTAGAGATATAAACTTACTTCTTACAACTCTTTTTCCTATTTCAAATGTTAGCTTTGACACTTTGTACAAGACTATTGCTGGTTTCTCTAAAAGAGCGAGCTCCAGAGTTACTGTTCCGGATGTAACTATTGC
Coding sequences within it:
- a CDS encoding DEAD/DEAH box helicase; translated protein: MVGKSKILGEFGERLYNKALKKLEGAQVENIEFTSEDHSIRISGKIQDGEEVFFTEVVIDATSDNIIDFRCSCNEECEHVVMLLLSSSNQDKEEIISRMRKFNSEKRLLPLEVLLDFSHLKLLSVIRVRFDLADKKLARSPKNYIYEYIVDDVKTVKVTPEDDKFLRYLISENNVYTYPDEGISLSMSQFLRMVELIKEHPRVYIYPSHEKLIVSNKVFVPKLRVVYESVDGIKKLKIQTEEDYSDVYVIANGNEKRVLRGNELYVFDNPIPIENWLAILENKFKISEKEFPKFFGKFYELLSNSSLLKLSEEIDISKPVIVDVKDLEVKLYLDYNESIEKLYWEPIIVLKNKEVRIKDIFDVLVNHIEIDRNHFVSDLKALRQVILNELYEIGMKEYLLSLSNPSQYIPIDKESFVKKILVNYTLWKNRVELSNRTKLLVPIEVEIVFDIDISTESRTNFKFQFKVFFIEVGSKNIVKEVSVESFIKNFSSLPSSGVIEVGGRYFKITNVTEVQNILNRIKDIALDDKSESTLIRLIRILSLEDELLEDKLINVLRVRKDETVERLKADMKTMGRGIEIDIPAEIRDVIREYQKTGYYWLNFLYRNSFGGILADDMGLGKTLQALAFIKGIREFSKKFPSLVICPTSLTHNWAREIDKFFPGMRYAVVSGKPKEREEILNNYSNYDVIITSYALLRNDVEMYADREFEVVIVDEAQYIKNKEAKITKFVKLLNSRIKVALTGTPIENSVSDLWSIFDFIMPGMLGSYQTFIEKYSNPENYGELAKKISYFVLRRKKEDVLRELPSKIEQNIFVPLSPEQSEIYDRMVREIKLNILKQVGEFGFEKSKMHILSALTKLRQVCNHPYLISEDYRDIKSGKMELLMDLLDDAIEGGHKVLVFSQFVEMLKIIREEFENQGIKYSYLDGSTKNRQKVIDEFNSKDDIKVFLISLKAGGFGINLTSADIVILYDPWWNPMIERQAMDRVHRIGQTKTVNVYKLISENTIEEKILSLQESKRIIFSSVIEASSSLLSSMTWEDVKSLLE
- the lptB gene encoding LPS export ABC transporter ATP-binding protein — its product is MSKLRVDKVYKQYNRRFVVNGISLEIEKGEVVGFLGPNGSGKTTTFYMIVGIVSPDGGNIFFDNKNITTWPIYKRAQLGIGYLPQEHSVFRSLSVEDNVKAVLELKGISGKELRTKTEEVLEYMGLTKVRKNLAMSLSGGEKRRLEVARIIALEPSFLLLDEPFTGIDPIAINDIQTIIRRLKEDKGIGVLVTDHNVRETLKIVDRAYIIHNGEILIEGDANMLINDPKAREIYLGHSFEM
- the speD gene encoding adenosylmethionine decarboxylase, which codes for MTSLGKHLLVEYYDCDVDVLDSVDEIRGAMVKAAKLSGATVINDTFHHFSPFGVSGVVVIAESHLAIHTWPEHKFAAVDLFTCGEDVDPWIGFRYLKEVLKSKYFTVMEMRRGLIDAKDGKLLFKPVSSEETLPSNKI